AGGTTTAGAGGATGAGAAAATAGTTGTTATGTTAAGTGGTGGAAAAGACAGTTCAACAGCTTTGGCATTGGCAAAAGATTTGGGTTTGAATGTTCATTTATGTGTTCATTTTGTCCATAAATGGAGTTGGGAATTGGCAAAAAATGAAGCAGAGAGAATCGCAAAAAAATTTAATGTTCCAATTTTATTCTATGATATTACAGATGAACTTAGAAGAAGGGCAATAGGTGCTAAGGGAAGTAGTATTTGCAGAATATGTAAGAATATAATGAAGGATAAGGTTGTTGATATCGCAAGAGAACATGGAGCAAAGATAATAATGACAGGAGATACTGCATTGGAAAAAATCTCTGGACCTATAATGGATTATCTAAGAGAAAAATATGGAAAAGTTGTTTATAAAAAGATGGAACTAACCCCAGTTCCAAAAAAATACAAAATGATGTTCTTTAGACCTTTAATAAGGTTGGCTCATGAGGATGTGCTAAAACTTAAGGAATACTATGGTATTGATATAAAAAGAGTCCATGAAGTTGGAGATAAAATTGGATTTTGGAGAGAAGGCTGTCCAATGCAGTATTGTGATGAGGACACAATAATAACGGAAGAGTTACTGGATGAATTATATGAGTTAAATAAAAAAATAACTGATATAGCAAGAGAACATGGCTTTAGGGCATCTATAAAGTTACCTTCAAAGAAAATTATAGTAGTTCCAAAAAAGAAGGAATACATTGACATGATTAAGAAGACGTTAAATATCCAATAATCTTAAAAACTTATTTTAGTTATAAATTTTATATATCACTCAAAATTTTATTTTTTATAATATTTAACTTACAACTTAATCATAACTTAATATAGAGACAAAAAATATTTTTTATTGGGATATTATGAAAGAGATTTTAAAAAACTACATAAAGACAATCAAGGAAATTTATAACGAGGGGGAGTTTAGTGAGTATTCTTTTAGGTATGCTTTGGAGGAGCTTTTAAGGGATATTATAAAAGAATATGATGTTAAAATAATCCACGAATCGGGGAGAGAAGATTTTGGAGCACCAGATTTTAAAATAAAAGGTAATGGAAAGATTATTGGGTATGTTGAAACAAAAAAGATAGATGTTGATTTGCATAGATTGCCAAAGAGGGATAAAGAGCAGTTAAATAGATATAAAAATAATATAGAAAACTTAATCTTAACAAACTATAAAGAATTTGTTTTATATCAAAATGGAGAGAAAGTTGAAGATGTTGTTATCTTAGATGATGATTTAAATTTAATTGAGGCAAATATTGAAAAGTTTGAGAAATTGATTGAGAGATTTTTATCTCTATCAACACCAGAGATTAAAGAGCCATCAAAATTGGCTGAGTTTTTAGCAAAGAGGGCAAGGTTGTTGAGGGATGCAATATTAAATAATTTGGATGAAAATGAAGGGATTAAAGCTTTATATGAGGCGTTTAAAGAGCATTTAATAAGTGATATGAAAAAAGAGGAGTTTGCTGATGCCTATGCCCAAACAATAGTTTATGGTTTGTTCATGGCGAGGTTTAATATTGAGGGAGAATTAACAAAGGAAAGGGTAGTATTTAAAGGAATTCCTAAATCGTTGAGGGTTATCCATGAAATTTTTAAGCATATAGCTTCTGATTTGCCAAGTTATTTGGATTGGATTGTTGATGAGATAATAACCATATTAAATAACATTGATATTAAGAAGATAGAAGAGAGCTTTAAAATTGTTGGAAAAGAGGATGTGTTTTTGCACTTCTATGAGGACTTTTTAGCAAGTTATAATCCAGAGCTTAAGAAAAGTAAAGGAGTTTATTATACACCTTTGCCAGTGGTTGAGTTTATAGTTAATTCGGTTGATGAGATTTTGAAAGATAGATTTGGAAAGAGATTGCATGATGAGAATGTTAGGATTTTAGACCCAGCAACAGGGACAGGGACGTTTTTAGCAACTGTTTTGGAAAGAGTGCATAAGAATGTTAAGCATACTTTATTTCAAGCTTATTTAAAAGAGAGGTTGTTAAAGAACATTTATGGGTTTGAAATTTTAATATCACCTTATTTGGTATCTCATTTAAAGTTATCTATGCTCTTACACAATTGGCATATAACTTTGAGAGGGGAAGAGAGGTTTAACATTTATTTAACAAATGCTTTGGATTTGATGAGGAATCCAAAGGACTCTGGGCTTTTTGAAAGAATTTTGGACAAGGAGAGGGAAGAAGCAGATAAGGTTAAGAATGAGGTTAATATCTTTGCAGTTATTGGAAATCCCCCGTATGAAGTTAGAGCAAGCGAGGGATGGATAGAGGAGTTGATGAAAGATTATTTATTTGGTTTGGGAGTTGAGAAAGAGAAAAAGAAGGGGGCTTTACAGGATGAATATGTTAAATTTATTAGATTTGCACAATGGAAGATTGAACAGAATGGAAAAGGAATTGTTGGATTTATAACAAACAACTCTTATTTAGATGGTTTAGTGCATAGGAGAATGAGGCAGAGTTTAATGGAAACATTTGATGAAATTTATATTTTAGATTTACATGGGAATGTTAGGAGAGGAGAAAAAGATGAGAATGTCTTTGATATTCAACAAGGCGTTTGTATAGGTATTTTTGTTAAATTAAGAGAGGGAAAACATAAGGCAGAGGATTGTAAGGTTTATTACTACTCAGTTGTTCATGATGCTGGTTTAACCAAAAGAGAAGATAAATATAAATTTTTAGAAAATAACACAATTAAAACCGTTGAATGGAAAGAAATAAATCCAAAAGAACCATATTATTTCTTTGTTCCAAAGGATTTGAGTTTGGAAGAAGAGTATAATAAATTTTTGAAATTAGATGAAATTTTTGAAATTAATTCATCAGGAGTTGAGACACAAAAAGATAAAGTTGCAATTGCATATACATCAGAAGATATAGAAAAAATAATAAAGGATTTTTTAAATTTAGGGGAAGAAGAATTAAGGAAAAAATATGATATAAAAGACACAAGAGATTGGAAACTTAAAAAGGTTATTGAGGATTTAAAAGAAGATTTTTACAAATTTGATGGAGATTGGGATAAAATAAGAGAGCATAGGATTAAACCAATTCTATATAGACCATTTGATATTAGATGGACTTATTTCTTTTATAAATCCCGTTCATTTGTTGCTTATCCAAGATATAATGTTATGAAACATTTCATTTTAGGAGAAAATATCGGACTTGTTGCATCAAGACAGGCACAGCCAGAGTTTAGGCATGTATTTATTACCGATAAAATAACTGAAAGAGGCATAACGTCTTCTTATGTTGGAGACCAGGGGGTTATTTTCCCACTCTACCAATACATTGAAAACAAAATAACCAAAGAAATTCAAAAAGTTCCAAACATTAAAAAAGACATCCTAAAATTAATCAAACAAAAATACAACGCAACACCAGAGGATTTCCTTTATTACATTTATGCAATCTTACATGACCCAAAATACAGGGAAAAATACAAAGAATTCCTAAAAATTGATTTCCCAAGAATTCCTTTATATGACAAAGAAATCTTTGAAAAATACAAAGATATTGGGAAAAAGTTGGTTGAACTCCACTTAATGAAAAACATCCCAACCCCAGATATTGATATTGAAGGGGAAAACCTAAAAGTTGAAAATGTAAAATATGACAAAAAGAAAAAAGGAGTTAAAATAAACAAAGAAACAATTTTATTAGGAATTGATGAAGACGTTTGGGAGTTTAAAATTGGTGGCTATAAAGTTATAGAAAAATACCTAAAAGGAAGAAAAGGGAAGAAATTAACAATTGATGAATTAGAGCATATTTATAAGGTTGTTTATGTAATTGAGGAAACAATAAAATTAATGAAGGAATTGGAAGAAATTTAAATTATGGTGGAATTATGAAAACCCTAAACGAAATTAAAAAAATCCTTTTGGAGCATAAACAAGAACTCAAAGAAAAATACAAAGTTAAATCTATTGCTATATTTGGCAGTTATGCAAGAGGGGAGCAAACAGAAAAAAGCGATATAGATATTTTAGTTGAATTTTACGAACCAATCGGCTTAAAAATTGTTGATTTAAGGGATTATTTAGAGGAGATTTTAAACATTAAAGTTGATTTAATTACAAAAAACTCAATCCAAAACCCATACATTAAAAAATCCATTGAGGAGGATTTAATTTATGTCTAAGAGGGACGTTAAAGCGTTTCTTTGGGACATATTAAAATCCATTGAAAAAATAGAAAAATGGACAAAAAATGTTGAATTTGATGAATTTGTTGAAAATGAACTTTTACAAGATGCAATTATAAGAAATTTAGAGATTATCGGGGAAGCGTCAAAATATATTCCCGAAAATATAAGAGACAAATATTCCCAGATACCTTGGAAAAGAATTATCGGGTTTAGAAATATTCTAATTCATAAATACTTTGGAATTGATTATGAAACAACTTGGGTTTATAATTAAAATGAACTTCCAACATTCAGAGCAGATATTGAAAAAATCCTAAAAGAACTTGAATAATTAAAAATGTTAAAATAATAAAAGATGAATGTTATAGAGATTATAAAATTAACAGAGGAATTGGAAAAGATTGAAGTTGAATATAGTCGTTTACGTTATAATGGTTAAAAACTTCAATGAAATTAAAACGTAATTATACGTTATTTGAAATTTTACACTCAATTTATCATTTTTTTATAAATTTATTGTGTCTAAATATGACACAAATTCCGCAAACGACTATAAATTTATTAATCATGAGCACAACCAACTAAATCCTTTAATTTTACATTTTTCTCTTTTAAGAACACCTCCATCTCCTCGCATATTTTTCTGAATATATCATATCCCCTATAATAAACACCTGTTCCTACTTGGACTGCACTTGCTCCTGCCATTATAAATTCTAATGCATCTTTTCCAGTGGTTATACCACCAACCCCAATTATTGGAACATCAACGGTCTCATATAAATCATAGACAATCTTTACCGCTATTGGCTTTATCGCTTTTCCAGACATTCCACCAAATTTATTGCTTAATATTGGCTTCCTCGCTTCAATATCAATAACCATTCCTGGGCCTAATGTGTTTATTGCTGTTATCCCATCAGCCCCTGCCTCTACAACTGCCTTTGCTAT
The sequence above is a segment of the Methanotorris igneus Kol 5 genome. Coding sequences within it:
- a CDS encoding HepT-like ribonuclease domain-containing protein; this encodes MSKRDVKAFLWDILKSIEKIEKWTKNVEFDEFVENELLQDAIIRNLEIIGEASKYIPENIRDKYSQIPWKRIIGFRNILIHKYFGIDYETTWVYN
- a CDS encoding nucleotidyltransferase family protein, with protein sequence MKTLNEIKKILLEHKQELKEKYKVKSIAIFGSYARGEQTEKSDIDILVEFYEPIGLKIVDLRDYLEEILNIKVDLITKNSIQNPYIKKSIEEDLIYV
- a CDS encoding 7-cyano-7-deazaguanine synthase, producing MEFSEWTKEKRKLNNFEELKEDILNNFKEQGLEDEKIVVMLSGGKDSSTALALAKDLGLNVHLCVHFVHKWSWELAKNEAERIAKKFNVPILFYDITDELRRRAIGAKGSSICRICKNIMKDKVVDIAREHGAKIIMTGDTALEKISGPIMDYLREKYGKVVYKKMELTPVPKKYKMMFFRPLIRLAHEDVLKLKEYYGIDIKRVHEVGDKIGFWREGCPMQYCDEDTIITEELLDELYELNKKITDIAREHGFRASIKLPSKKIIVVPKKKEYIDMIKKTLNIQ
- a CDS encoding type ISP restriction/modification enzyme, yielding MKEILKNYIKTIKEIYNEGEFSEYSFRYALEELLRDIIKEYDVKIIHESGREDFGAPDFKIKGNGKIIGYVETKKIDVDLHRLPKRDKEQLNRYKNNIENLILTNYKEFVLYQNGEKVEDVVILDDDLNLIEANIEKFEKLIERFLSLSTPEIKEPSKLAEFLAKRARLLRDAILNNLDENEGIKALYEAFKEHLISDMKKEEFADAYAQTIVYGLFMARFNIEGELTKERVVFKGIPKSLRVIHEIFKHIASDLPSYLDWIVDEIITILNNIDIKKIEESFKIVGKEDVFLHFYEDFLASYNPELKKSKGVYYTPLPVVEFIVNSVDEILKDRFGKRLHDENVRILDPATGTGTFLATVLERVHKNVKHTLFQAYLKERLLKNIYGFEILISPYLVSHLKLSMLLHNWHITLRGEERFNIYLTNALDLMRNPKDSGLFERILDKEREEADKVKNEVNIFAVIGNPPYEVRASEGWIEELMKDYLFGLGVEKEKKKGALQDEYVKFIRFAQWKIEQNGKGIVGFITNNSYLDGLVHRRMRQSLMETFDEIYILDLHGNVRRGEKDENVFDIQQGVCIGIFVKLREGKHKAEDCKVYYYSVVHDAGLTKREDKYKFLENNTIKTVEWKEINPKEPYYFFVPKDLSLEEEYNKFLKLDEIFEINSSGVETQKDKVAIAYTSEDIEKIIKDFLNLGEEELRKKYDIKDTRDWKLKKVIEDLKEDFYKFDGDWDKIREHRIKPILYRPFDIRWTYFFYKSRSFVAYPRYNVMKHFILGENIGLVASRQAQPEFRHVFITDKITERGITSSYVGDQGVIFPLYQYIENKITKEIQKVPNIKKDILKLIKQKYNATPEDFLYYIYAILHDPKYREKYKEFLKIDFPRIPLYDKEIFEKYKDIGKKLVELHLMKNIPTPDIDIEGENLKVENVKYDKKKKGVKINKETILLGIDEDVWEFKIGGYKVIEKYLKGRKGKKLTIDELEHIYKVVYVIEETIKLMKELEEI